A part of Halobaculum sp. MBLA0143 genomic DNA contains:
- a CDS encoding helix-turn-helix domain-containing protein: MIDECLVVEVAVTGDDCPLSAAAADCETTVTADPPSLRRDGNALVRCSAPAGEGVAATLDGDDRVRYLHRAAADDRTATGDRAAYRCLSLSPCVVHDLVDVGFMPETLTYRPDGARFAGAVVGREVLQGVMSAAGDRVGVGLERVYPLGGGDAGAAGRFDVTPAQRAAIETATEMGYFGVPKAVTASEVAAELDIGKTAFLERLRRGQAALFEQLFG; this comes from the coding sequence GTGATCGACGAGTGTCTCGTCGTCGAGGTGGCGGTGACGGGCGACGACTGCCCGTTGTCGGCGGCCGCGGCCGACTGTGAGACGACGGTCACGGCCGACCCGCCGTCGTTGCGCCGCGACGGCAACGCGCTCGTCCGGTGTTCCGCCCCGGCCGGCGAGGGGGTGGCGGCGACACTGGACGGGGACGACCGGGTGCGGTACCTCCACCGCGCGGCCGCCGACGACCGCACCGCTACCGGTGACCGCGCCGCGTACCGCTGTCTCTCCTTGTCCCCGTGTGTGGTCCACGACCTCGTCGACGTGGGGTTCATGCCCGAGACACTCACCTACCGCCCGGACGGGGCGCGGTTCGCCGGCGCCGTCGTCGGCCGCGAGGTGCTCCAGGGCGTGATGTCTGCCGCCGGCGACCGCGTCGGCGTCGGCTTGGAACGAGTGTACCCGTTGGGGGGCGGCGACGCGGGCGCCGCCGGTCGGTTCGACGTCACGCCCGCACAGCGAGCGGCCATCGAGACCGCGACCGAGATGGGGTACTTCGGGGTGCCGAAGGCCGTCACCGCGAGCGAGGTGGCCGCAGAGCTGGACATCGGGAAGACCGCCTTCCTCGAACGGCTCCGCCGGGGTCAAGCGGCGTTGTTCGAGCAGTTGTTCGGTTAG
- a CDS encoding thymidine kinase gives MHEITQSGFVEVITGSMFSGKTEELLRRLRRARIAGQEIAVFTPALDDRYGTTKIGSHAGREWEATVIDPEGDGPWDLTEQLNGEEVVAVDEANFFDDTLVDVVESLAADDRRVIACGTDQTFRGEPFHPLPELIALAEYVDKLQAICAECGEPATRNQRLVDGEPAHADDPTIVVGADERYEARCRNCHELQGE, from the coding sequence GTGCACGAGATCACCCAGTCGGGGTTCGTCGAGGTGATAACGGGGTCGATGTTCTCCGGGAAGACGGAGGAGCTGCTGCGACGGCTGCGGCGCGCGCGGATCGCGGGCCAGGAGATCGCCGTGTTCACGCCGGCGTTGGACGACCGCTACGGCACGACGAAGATCGGGTCACACGCCGGGCGGGAGTGGGAGGCGACCGTGATCGACCCGGAGGGGGACGGTCCCTGGGACCTGACGGAACAGTTGAACGGGGAGGAGGTGGTCGCGGTCGACGAGGCGAACTTCTTCGACGACACGCTCGTCGACGTGGTGGAGTCGCTGGCCGCGGACGACCGGCGCGTGATCGCCTGTGGTACGGACCAGACGTTCAGAGGCGAGCCGTTCCACCCGTTGCCGGAGCTGATCGCGCTGGCGGAGTACGTCGACAAGCTCCAGGCGATCTGTGCGGAGTGTGGCGAGCCGGCGACCCGGAACCAACGGCTCGTCGACGGGGAGCCGGCCCACGCCGACGATCCGACGATCGTCGTCGGCGCCGACGAACGCTACGAGGCCCGGTGTCGCAACTGTCACGAACTCCAGGGGGAGTGA
- the paaD gene encoding 1,2-phenylacetyl-CoA epoxidase subunit PaaD → MPTNAPLDSDACAYTEYEDGESPADYPKTGADATGATAAVWDALREVEDPEMPVSVVDLGLIYGVDVDETAGTCEVEMTLTYSGCPARGILTNDVRCAAETVAAVADAEVRLQYSPEWNVNMVTPEGRDALREFGLSV, encoded by the coding sequence GTGCCGACGAACGCGCCGCTGGACTCGGACGCCTGCGCGTACACGGAGTACGAGGACGGAGAGTCGCCGGCGGACTACCCGAAGACCGGCGCGGACGCGACCGGCGCGACCGCGGCGGTGTGGGACGCGCTCCGCGAGGTGGAGGACCCGGAGATGCCCGTCAGCGTGGTCGACCTGGGACTGATCTACGGTGTCGACGTGGACGAGACCGCCGGCACCTGCGAGGTGGAGATGACACTCACCTACTCCGGGTGTCCCGCCCGCGGCATCCTGACGAACGACGTGCGGTGTGCCGCGGAGACGGTCGCCGCGGTCGCGGACGCGGAGGTGCGGCTCCAGTACAGCCCGGAGTGGAACGTGAACATGGTGACCCCCGAGGGGCGCGACGCCCTGCGGGAGTTCGGACTGAGCGTGTAG
- a CDS encoding MarR family transcriptional regulator produces MSDSRDGAEVLRSKREATRYRILVEIAQRQPAVSQREIADEVGVTAQAVSEHLGDLAEAGYVDRQARGRYEVTVEGVDWLISQTTALEAYVGHVSEEVLGDVEVDTAVAADDVTDGQRVALSMRDGVLTATPLDDQSAPDGGTDDEETAERSGATALAVTDAAAGTDVGVTEFEGVVDYELGTVTVVEVPSVEAGGSRAVDDETLRRHGVEADLVAAAGTEALAALRRAEITPDVRFGTAEAVEEAATKGLDVSLVAVSDQVSVHTDRLRDSAVGYEVIEAEPS; encoded by the coding sequence ATGAGCGACTCGCGCGACGGGGCCGAGGTGTTACGGAGCAAGCGGGAGGCCACCCGGTACCGGATCCTCGTCGAGATCGCCCAGCGCCAGCCGGCGGTGAGCCAACGGGAGATCGCCGACGAGGTCGGCGTCACCGCCCAGGCGGTGTCGGAGCACCTCGGTGACCTCGCGGAGGCGGGCTACGTCGACCGCCAGGCCCGCGGGCGCTACGAGGTGACCGTCGAGGGGGTCGACTGGCTCATCTCGCAGACGACGGCGCTGGAGGCGTACGTCGGCCACGTCTCCGAGGAGGTGCTCGGCGACGTGGAGGTGGACACCGCCGTCGCCGCCGACGACGTGACGGACGGGCAACGGGTCGCGCTGTCGATGCGCGACGGGGTACTGACGGCGACACCGTTGGACGACCAGTCGGCACCAGACGGAGGCACGGACGACGAGGAGACGGCCGAACGGTCCGGCGCGACGGCGCTTGCGGTGACGGACGCGGCCGCCGGGACGGACGTGGGCGTGACGGAGTTCGAGGGGGTCGTCGACTACGAACTCGGGACAGTGACGGTCGTGGAGGTGCCGTCGGTGGAGGCCGGCGGGAGCCGCGCGGTCGACGACGAGACGCTGCGGCGTCACGGGGTGGAGGCGGACCTCGTCGCCGCCGCGGGGACGGAGGCGCTGGCGGCGCTGCGCCGGGCGGAGATCACTCCGGACGTTCGGTTCGGCACCGCCGAGGCGGTGGAGGAGGCGGCGACGAAGGGGTTGGACGTGAGCTTGGTCGCCGTCTCCGACCAGGTGTCGGTACACACGGACCGGCTGCGTGACTCTGCGGTCGGCTACGAGGTGATCGAGGCGGAGCCGAGCTAA
- a CDS encoding type II toxin-antitoxin system PemK/MazF family toxin, with amino-acid sequence MSDDLFIRRDVVWHPAPFKSGPQERPYVVLTDSNHPFYGEEYGVVALTRTNRPPAVELSAEAWALGDPGGESYASPWYIFTLKHEDVIRPKGRLADTAVDRIAERVGEMIGAV; translated from the coding sequence ATGAGCGACGACCTGTTCATACGGCGGGATGTCGTCTGGCACCCGGCGCCGTTCAAATCCGGGCCACAGGAGCGCCCGTACGTCGTACTCACCGACTCGAATCACCCGTTCTACGGCGAGGAGTACGGCGTCGTCGCACTCACACGGACGAACCGCCCGCCAGCGGTCGAACTCTCTGCGGAAGCGTGGGCACTCGGGGACCCTGGCGGCGAGAGCTACGCCTCTCCGTGGTACATCTTCACACTGAAACACGAAGACGTAATTCGACCGAAAGGGCGTCTCGCGGACACCGCGGTCGACCGAATCGCCGAGCGAGTCGGAGAGATGATCGGAGCCGTCTGA
- a CDS encoding queuosine salvage family protein, whose product MVLSRQLPPTPVRESVGRLADDLRRVRVNTEAVETTAAEWADREFELPAWRAPVFPDERQPGVTPADVFDFMFVGNAINFAFREFETGRKFTAEYDGHEWRGAFGMWACLKRAHDTGIPITSEQFLADLSRDDFDDLFTPVDGTQLPLATERYEILTGLGERLVAAEGERFHDLFETESVALYDDGFGFVDELVERFPSFRDEWRVETTDDHMTVRFDKRGQLLAGMLFGRFGDGWFSIESPTSFSVFADYNLPNVLRSLGILEYDSALAEEVDAGRPLEPGSRPEVELRAATLLAADELAVQLSRSRDRPVTGPELDYALFQARDGVETEPHRCRTTAY is encoded by the coding sequence ATGGTACTAAGCCGTCAACTGCCGCCGACGCCGGTGCGCGAGTCGGTCGGTCGTCTCGCAGACGACCTCCGGCGAGTCAGGGTCAACACCGAGGCGGTAGAGACGACTGCTGCAGAGTGGGCCGACCGGGAGTTCGAACTGCCGGCGTGGCGTGCGCCGGTGTTCCCGGACGAGCGCCAGCCGGGGGTCACCCCTGCGGACGTGTTCGACTTCATGTTCGTCGGGAACGCGATCAACTTCGCCTTCAGAGAGTTCGAAACCGGCCGCAAGTTCACTGCAGAGTACGACGGTCACGAGTGGCGTGGCGCGTTCGGTATGTGGGCGTGCCTGAAGCGTGCACACGACACCGGGATTCCAATCACCTCTGAACAGTTCCTTGCCGATCTCTCCCGTGATGACTTCGACGACCTGTTCACGCCGGTCGACGGGACACAGCTCCCCCTTGCGACCGAACGCTACGAGATTCTCACCGGACTCGGCGAACGACTGGTCGCTGCAGAGGGCGAGCGATTCCACGACCTGTTTGAGACGGAGTCGGTGGCTCTGTACGACGACGGGTTCGGCTTCGTCGACGAGTTAGTCGAGCGGTTCCCGTCGTTCCGTGACGAGTGGCGCGTGGAGACGACCGACGACCACATGACCGTTCGGTTCGACAAGCGGGGACAGTTGCTGGCCGGAATGCTCTTTGGCCGATTCGGGGACGGCTGGTTCTCCATCGAGAGCCCGACATCGTTCAGCGTGTTCGCCGACTACAACCTCCCGAACGTGCTCCGGTCGTTGGGCATCCTCGAGTACGACTCGGCGCTCGCGGAGGAGGTCGACGCTGGTCGGCCACTCGAACCGGGCTCGCGTCCCGAGGTGGAACTCAGGGCCGCGACGCTGCTCGCGGCCGACGAACTCGCTGTCCAACTGTCTCGATCTCGTGACCGTCCCGTGACCGGCCCGGAACTGGACTACGCCCTGTTCCAGGCGCGCGACGGTGTCGAGACGGAGCCGCACCGGTGTCGGACGACTGCGTACTGA
- a CDS encoding pentapeptide repeat-containing protein, with translation MSAVPDTRCGFEMLASSAMPEYTPLPDSLPNATETYHSAVCCRETVAGGDRCIWHADVSGKPRKDFPEVNQDKPVVLDGANLSGADLGEKSLTDVQMRFADLSGVDFEDADLSGSDLLAADLSEADLLNADFLDTDLPSANLSGAHLRDAEFSDADFTDSNLRNAQARGANFNAATLERADLSKANLFGANLTEAELYGAILSDIRLDDNTQFGDHYTDQDDDSKKATWTFRQIEQISRDSALPEQVTEATIQRKKHRRMYYWRQQNVRSWVRNRLFGLLTKHGESPGRVVVFSILTVLAGAAAFPLFGIRDTTNNGQVLTYALQNTDLLNLLGKGLYLSTVTFTTVGYGDLQPVGYGQLLATIESFLGALLMALLVFVLGRRATR, from the coding sequence ATGAGCGCAGTACCAGATACGCGGTGTGGCTTCGAGATGCTGGCGTCAAGTGCTATGCCCGAGTACACTCCTCTCCCAGATTCGCTTCCGAATGCTACTGAGACCTATCACTCCGCTGTGTGCTGTCGTGAGACTGTTGCGGGTGGTGACCGGTGCATCTGGCATGCGGATGTGTCGGGAAAACCTAGAAAAGACTTTCCGGAGGTCAATCAAGACAAGCCGGTCGTCCTTGACGGTGCAAATCTGTCTGGGGCCGATCTTGGTGAAAAATCACTTACTGATGTGCAGATGAGGTTTGCCGACCTTTCGGGAGTTGATTTCGAAGATGCAGACCTCTCGGGTTCAGATCTTCTCGCGGCTGATCTCTCAGAAGCAGATCTACTCAATGCCGACTTTCTGGACACAGATCTTCCCAGTGCTAACTTGTCAGGTGCCCATCTTAGGGATGCTGAATTTTCAGACGCCGACTTTACTGATTCAAATCTTCGAAATGCACAAGCCAGGGGGGCCAACTTCAATGCAGCTACGCTCGAACGCGCTGACCTCTCGAAGGCCAACCTCTTCGGCGCTAACCTTACTGAAGCTGAACTCTACGGTGCAATTCTCTCGGATATTCGTCTGGACGACAACACACAGTTTGGAGACCACTACACGGACCAGGATGACGATAGTAAGAAAGCAACGTGGACATTTCGGCAGATTGAACAAATATCCCGAGACAGCGCGCTCCCAGAGCAGGTAACTGAGGCTACTATCCAACGGAAAAAGCATCGTCGAATGTACTATTGGAGACAGCAAAACGTTCGCTCGTGGGTCAGAAACCGACTGTTCGGCCTGCTCACGAAACACGGCGAGTCTCCGGGGCGCGTCGTCGTGTTCTCAATCTTGACGGTCCTGGCCGGAGCAGCCGCCTTCCCTCTCTTCGGAATCCGTGACACGACGAACAACGGCCAGGTCCTCACCTACGCCCTCCAGAACACCGACCTCCTGAACCTCCTCGGGAAGGGGCTCTACCTCTCAACGGTCACGTTCACCACAGTCGGCTACGGCGACCTCCAGCCCGTCGGTTACGGACAACTCCTCGCCACCATTGAGTCGTTCCTCGGAGCGCTCCTGATGGCACTGCTCGTGTTCGTCCTCGGACGGCGGGCGACACGGTGA
- the paaB gene encoding 1,2-phenylacetyl-CoA epoxidase subunit PaaB — protein sequence MIWEVFRQEEPGDYHQHVGNVHAPDREMAKQFAAVQHARRMETNSLWVVPQSEVGEVDGEDTAFGGTTDKSYRWAMTYNDVDASFAEEVADSEAAQREAAEKRGDEDDGREGAES from the coding sequence ATGATCTGGGAAGTGTTCAGACAGGAGGAACCGGGTGACTACCACCAGCACGTCGGCAACGTCCACGCGCCCGACCGAGAGATGGCGAAGCAGTTCGCGGCCGTCCAGCACGCCCGCCGGATGGAGACGAACTCGCTGTGGGTCGTCCCCCAGTCGGAGGTCGGCGAGGTGGACGGCGAGGACACGGCGTTCGGCGGGACGACGGACAAGTCCTACCGGTGGGCGATGACGTACAACGACGTCGACGCCTCCTTCGCCGAGGAGGTGGCCGACAGCGAGGCGGCCCAGCGGGAGGCCGCAGAGAAGCGCGGCGACGAAGACGACGGCCGCGAGGGGGCAGAGTCGTGA
- a CDS encoding HpcH/HpaI aldolase/citrate lyase family protein has translation MRDEGISRRLREGAPAGVWLSMPSPTVAEVVAGTGTDFVVVDTEHTAASVETVENAVRAVEAAPGDAVALVRAAWNDPVRIKRLLDTGAAGVIAPQVETAAETESFVDATRYPPAGDRGLAAGRASDYGASLDDYYDTAADRLATVVQVESPRAVDNVAEISAVDGLDAVFVGPADLSASLGVFGEYDAESFRSAVDTVLADSTVPVGTLATAPDQVDDWAARGFDFQAVAADTTALQRGVSASLARYADTETGTENTEGGSGRS, from the coding sequence GTGAGAGACGAGGGTATCAGCCGTCGGCTCCGCGAGGGAGCGCCGGCGGGCGTGTGGCTGTCGATGCCGTCGCCGACCGTCGCGGAGGTGGTCGCCGGCACGGGGACGGACTTCGTCGTCGTCGACACGGAACACACCGCCGCGAGCGTCGAGACGGTCGAGAACGCCGTTCGGGCGGTCGAGGCCGCCCCGGGCGACGCGGTCGCGCTCGTCAGGGCGGCCTGGAACGACCCGGTCCGGATCAAACGGCTGCTCGACACCGGTGCCGCGGGGGTGATCGCCCCACAGGTCGAGACCGCCGCCGAGACGGAGTCGTTCGTGGACGCGACTCGGTACCCCCCGGCGGGCGACCGCGGGCTCGCCGCCGGTCGGGCGTCCGACTACGGCGCGTCGTTGGACGACTACTACGACACCGCCGCCGACCGACTGGCGACGGTCGTCCAGGTGGAGTCCCCACGGGCCGTCGACAACGTCGCCGAGATCTCCGCCGTCGACGGGCTGGACGCCGTGTTCGTCGGGCCGGCGGACCTGTCGGCGTCGCTGGGCGTGTTCGGCGAGTACGACGCAGAGTCGTTCCGTTCGGCCGTCGACACCGTGCTCGCGGACAGCACGGTGCCGGTCGGTACACTGGCGACGGCGCCGGACCAGGTGGACGACTGGGCCGCCCGGGGGTTCGACTTCCAGGCCGTCGCGGCGGACACGACCGCGCTCCAGCGCGGGGTGTCGGCGTCGCTGGCACGGTACGCGGACACGGAGACGGGGACGGAGAACACCGAGGGGGGCTCGGGACGGAGCTGA
- a CDS encoding MarR family transcriptional regulator — MPVEFDEYRANRPDDDLPIDPESNAFRILQFLAQNPTLGFKPSEIRDEVEIPDGSVNPTLSRLADRGLVEHESPYWSAADDDRLAAVEGTLHTMRAFEERHADDEFDGWHNSDVDPRDHR; from the coding sequence ATGCCAGTGGAGTTCGACGAGTACCGAGCGAATCGTCCGGACGACGATCTCCCGATAGACCCAGAGTCGAACGCCTTCCGCATCCTCCAGTTCCTCGCACAGAACCCGACGCTGGGGTTCAAGCCGAGCGAGATCCGCGACGAGGTGGAGATCCCCGACGGGAGCGTCAACCCGACACTGTCCCGTCTCGCCGACCGCGGACTGGTGGAACACGAGTCGCCGTACTGGTCCGCCGCAGACGACGACCGGCTCGCGGCCGTCGAGGGAACCCTCCACACGATGCGGGCGTTTGAGGAGCGGCACGCCGACGACGAGTTCGATGGCTGGCACAACAGTGACGTTGACCCCCGGGATCATCGATGA
- a CDS encoding DUF1684 domain-containing protein, with protein sequence MTEFDEADWRERLRESRAEKDEFLSTDRRSPLSPAVREEFDGLEYFEPAPAYRVEATVRIDDDAEPVEATVENGDPQRLVPVVTFEFELPTAGGDDTVAESVCGYRPTGGGDGIFVPFRDKTTGQATYRGGRYLDFHPESELTDGDEVVVDFNLAYTPFCAFDDAFACPLPPEENWLSTTVPAGERAPDLEAATTES encoded by the coding sequence GTGACGGAGTTCGACGAGGCCGACTGGCGCGAACGGCTCCGAGAGAGTCGGGCGGAGAAAGACGAGTTCCTGTCGACGGACCGGCGGTCCCCGTTGTCGCCGGCCGTCCGCGAGGAGTTCGACGGGCTGGAGTACTTCGAGCCCGCACCGGCGTACCGCGTCGAAGCGACTGTCCGGATCGACGACGACGCGGAGCCGGTGGAGGCCACCGTCGAGAACGGCGATCCACAGCGGCTCGTCCCCGTCGTGACCTTCGAGTTCGAACTGCCGACGGCCGGCGGCGACGACACCGTCGCGGAGTCGGTCTGTGGCTACCGCCCGACCGGCGGCGGCGACGGAATCTTCGTCCCGTTCCGGGACAAGACGACCGGTCAAGCGACCTACCGCGGCGGCCGCTACCTCGACTTCCACCCCGAGAGTGAACTGACGGACGGCGACGAGGTGGTCGTCGACTTCAACCTCGCGTACACGCCGTTCTGTGCGTTCGACGACGCCTTCGCCTGCCCGCTCCCGCCCGAGGAGAACTGGCTGTCGACGACGGTCCCGGCGGGCGAGCGGGCGCCGGACCTGGAGGCCGCCACGACGGAGTCGTGA
- the paaC gene encoding 1,2-phenylacetyl-CoA epoxidase subunit PaaC, translating into MTGAGLDRDDLTDEQRAALEELLFRLADDEYVHAERATEWQIYAPTLESDLALANVAQDEFGHARLWFDLLGELGYSEAEYLWERPVDDWTHSTLVERPFPDGGWGNAVVRGYLYDVAERIRLEALLDTSYAPLADRVGKALDEETYHREHAENWLERLADDPEGATRLQTAVDDLFTHALSLFAAGDHEATIREAGFRTASLAEMREEWLDTVIPRLEGLGLDVPDPEETASPEARGRDGSHTDAWRELHEEFTATYHEIQPEEPATLSSEGV; encoded by the coding sequence GTGACGGGCGCCGGGCTGGACCGCGACGACCTCACCGACGAGCAACGGGCTGCGTTAGAGGAACTGCTGTTCCGGCTCGCGGACGACGAGTACGTCCACGCCGAGCGGGCGACGGAGTGGCAGATCTACGCCCCCACCCTGGAGTCGGACCTGGCGCTGGCGAACGTCGCGCAAGACGAGTTCGGTCACGCCAGACTCTGGTTCGACCTCCTGGGAGAGCTCGGTTACTCGGAGGCGGAGTACCTCTGGGAGCGGCCCGTCGACGACTGGACTCACAGCACGCTCGTCGAACGACCGTTCCCCGACGGGGGCTGGGGCAACGCCGTCGTCCGGGGGTACCTCTACGACGTCGCCGAGCGCATCCGGTTGGAGGCGTTGCTGGACACGAGCTACGCCCCGTTGGCCGACCGCGTCGGCAAGGCGTTAGACGAGGAGACGTACCACCGCGAGCACGCCGAAAACTGGCTCGAACGCCTGGCCGACGACCCGGAGGGGGCCACCCGACTCCAGACGGCCGTCGACGACCTGTTCACCCACGCGCTGTCGTTGTTCGCGGCCGGCGACCACGAGGCGACGATTCGGGAGGCGGGGTTCCGGACGGCGTCGCTGGCGGAGATGCGCGAAGAGTGGCTCGACACCGTGATCCCGCGGCTGGAGGGGCTCGGACTGGACGTGCCCGACCCCGAGGAGACGGCGTCACCCGAGGCACGCGGCCGTGACGGCAGCCACACCGACGCCTGGAGGGAGCTCCACGAAGAGTTCACCGCGACGTACCACGAGATCCAGCCCGAGGAGCCCGCGACGCTGTCCAGCGAGGGGGTGTAG
- a CDS encoding MBL fold metallo-hydrolase: MRVTFLGTGSAMPHPERVQTGVLVEAAAGDASPLLVDCGAGVLHRLSQTDPGYEAVSTVLLTHHHLDHVADLLPLLKARWLAGEEHLRVVGPAGTKELVDDALAVHDYLDGRIDLSVREVGADERVELAGVTVDTYRTRHSVDCLAYRFEPREGDATDAVGDADAGEENGERDADARREPGAFVFSGDSEAFPGLASFADGARVLAHDCSFPDGVDVDGHPTPTQLGAALAEADADVERVYLTHQYPHTDGEEESMVAAVESQFDGDVRVARDGLRFRV; encoded by the coding sequence ATGCGTGTCACGTTCCTCGGCACTGGGTCGGCGATGCCACACCCGGAGCGGGTTCAGACAGGGGTGCTCGTGGAGGCCGCGGCCGGCGACGCGAGCCCGTTGCTCGTGGACTGCGGCGCCGGCGTCCTCCACCGCCTCTCGCAGACGGACCCCGGCTACGAGGCCGTCTCGACGGTGTTGCTCACACACCACCACTTGGACCACGTCGCAGACCTCCTGCCGTTGCTCAAGGCGCGGTGGCTGGCCGGCGAGGAACACCTCCGGGTCGTCGGTCCCGCGGGGACGAAGGAGCTCGTCGACGACGCTCTCGCCGTCCACGACTACCTCGACGGCCGGATCGACCTCTCCGTCCGCGAGGTGGGCGCCGACGAACGAGTGGAGCTCGCGGGGGTGACTGTCGACACCTACCGAACCCGTCACTCCGTGGACTGTCTGGCCTACCGGTTCGAGCCGCGCGAGGGTGACGCCACGGACGCTGTGGGCGACGCCGACGCGGGCGAGGAGAACGGCGAACGCGACGCGGACGCTCGACGAGAGCCCGGCGCGTTCGTCTTCTCGGGCGACTCCGAGGCGTTCCCGGGGCTGGCGTCGTTCGCCGACGGCGCGCGGGTGTTGGCCCACGACTGTTCGTTCCCGGACGGGGTGGACGTGGACGGTCACCCGACGCCGACGCAGTTGGGCGCGGCGCTGGCGGAGGCCGACGCCGACGTGGAGCGCGTCTACCTCACCCACCAGTACCCCCACACGGACGGCGAGGAGGAGTCGATGGTCGCGGCCGTCGAGTCGCAGTTCGACGGCGACGTGCGGGTCGCCCGCGACGGGCTCCGGTTCCGGGTCTGA
- a CDS encoding Phenylacetic acid catabolic protein, which produces MDIETVEERAGPRAFGPDDDLPEEYRRAATRMIQFHANSEVMGGYLDKQFTRHAPSLDRKLACTAKVQDEIGHAQLLYRAAETLGVKTREEMLTELAEGEGKFLNCFHYPVDSWYEAPMIDFFVDGGAMRRQATLKRTSWTPYAHAMDKVCFEEGFHVKHGESILRELMTSSKATQDRVQDTFEEWWPRILQFFGPTNDESHHDEFAQRVGLKTVSNDELRNSFLDMYLPKARKYGLEIPEYPRIFERDDGTMAVREDDLEWDEFWTIAKNDYEGSHEQIGSRRRRQEAVEWVRSSLDGVEAAGDTTPQAAD; this is translated from the coding sequence ATGGACATCGAGACGGTGGAGGAACGTGCCGGGCCGCGGGCGTTCGGCCCGGACGACGACCTCCCGGAGGAGTACCGCCGCGCCGCGACGCGGATGATCCAGTTTCACGCCAACAGCGAGGTGATGGGCGGCTACCTCGACAAGCAGTTCACGCGGCACGCGCCGTCGCTGGACCGGAAGCTGGCGTGTACGGCGAAGGTGCAAGACGAGATCGGTCACGCCCAACTGCTGTACCGCGCCGCGGAGACGCTGGGCGTGAAGACCCGCGAGGAGATGCTGACGGAGCTGGCCGAAGGGGAGGGGAAGTTCCTCAACTGCTTCCACTACCCCGTCGACTCCTGGTACGAGGCACCGATGATCGACTTCTTCGTCGACGGCGGGGCGATGCGTCGGCAGGCCACGCTCAAGCGTACCTCCTGGACGCCGTACGCTCACGCGATGGACAAGGTGTGTTTCGAGGAGGGGTTCCACGTCAAACACGGGGAGTCGATCCTGAGGGAGCTGATGACCTCGTCGAAGGCGACCCAGGATCGCGTTCAGGACACCTTCGAGGAGTGGTGGCCCCGGATTCTCCAGTTCTTCGGGCCGACGAACGACGAGTCGCACCACGACGAGTTCGCCCAACGGGTCGGGCTGAAGACCGTCTCGAACGACGAACTCCGGAACTCGTTCCTCGACATGTACCTCCCGAAGGCCCGGAAGTACGGGCTGGAGATCCCCGAGTACCCCCGGATCTTCGAGCGCGACGACGGGACGATGGCCGTCCGCGAGGACGACCTGGAGTGGGACGAGTTCTGGACCATCGCCAAGAACGACTACGAGGGGAGCCACGAGCAGATCGGCAGCCGGCGGCGACGCCAGGAGGCCGTCGAGTGGGTCCGGAGCTCGTTGGACGGCGTCGAGGCGGCCGGCGACACGACGCCACAGGCGGCCGACTGA
- the paaE gene encoding 1,2-phenylacetyl-CoA epoxidase subunit PaaE, with translation MSETPTPSAPTDDDDPSTTTSGETSGVECPYCGSTETERDHPQGPSSCRSMHFCRDCGQPFERFG, from the coding sequence ATGAGCGAGACACCCACCCCATCGGCACCGACGGACGACGACGACCCGAGCACGACCACCAGCGGCGAGACGAGTGGCGTGGAGTGCCCCTACTGCGGGTCGACGGAGACGGAGCGCGACCACCCGCAGGGGCCGTCCTCGTGCCGGTCGATGCACTTCTGTCGGGACTGTGGGCAGCCGTTCGAGCGGTTCGGGTGA